In a single window of the Osmia bicornis bicornis chromosome 7, iOsmBic2.1, whole genome shotgun sequence genome:
- the LOC114881537 gene encoding protein PXR1-like codes for MALLYLRYPVFLDNLALLSQKFADPCPRPSTTSDSREYKKKKETHQYPTRPRPSTTSDSREYKKKKKTHQHPTRPRPTTSSSSREVKKKKEIHQYPTRRRDTSSEPNKETKKKKRQRDTSSESERSIVKRKITHQYPTRQRDTSSDSEREIKKEKITQHYKRPHKTSSSLHQKRLKENTTSSESEYCDTDEFQDQQHRKRRKETSSSANKQFKKRRKNGKKLPPKKQLIYEPPKPLKRKHEPVIIGDEIENFEEGITLHLQKLQKHPQEQKRHYQEPKKDFHN; via the coding sequence ATGGCTCTTTTATACCTTCGTTATCCTGTTTTCCTTGACAATTTGGCTCTTCTCTCTCAAAAGTTTGCCGACCCCTGTCCTAGACCATCGACGACGTCCGATTCTAGGgagtacaaaaagaaaaaggaaacccATCAATACCCTACACGTCCTAGGCCATCGACGACATCCGATTCTAGGGaatacaagaaaaaaaagaaaacccATCAACACCCTACGAGACCTAGACCAACAACATCTTCTAGTTCCAGAGAagtcaaaaagaagaaagaaatccATCAATATCCAACAAGACGCCGAGACACATCTTCAGAACCaaacaaagaaacaaaaaagaaaaaacgacaAAGAGATACTTCCTCTGAATCCGAAAGAAGtattgtaaaaagaaaaatcactCATCAGTATCCTACACGCCAGCGAGATACTTCATCTGATTCtgagagagaaataaaaaaagaaaaaattacacAGCACTACAAGAGACCACATAAGACAAGTAGCAGTCTACATCAAAAACGTCTTAAAGAAAATACTACCTCCAGTGAATCAGAATATTGTGATACTGATGAATTTCAAGACCAACAACAcaggaagagaagaaaggaaacatcAAGCTCTGCAaacaaacaatttaaaaagagaagaaagaatggaaaaaaattaCCACCTAAAAAACAACTAATTTATGAACCTCCTAAACCACTCAAAAGGAAACATGAACCAGTAATAATTggtgatgaaattgaaaactttGAAGAGGGAATAACTCTACATCTTCAGAAATTACAAAAGCATCCTCAGGAACAAAAAAGGCATTATCAGGAACCAAAGAAGGACTTTCACAActga